From a single Arachis hypogaea cultivar Tifrunner chromosome 3, arahy.Tifrunner.gnm2.J5K5, whole genome shotgun sequence genomic region:
- the LOC112789010 gene encoding uncharacterized protein isoform X2, with protein MDHRVLRQKKTFRVTCEKCGEFGHNAKTCKGAPKAETNPKGKIKGKSKKKSFATQEEVQVSQSAPVTQYEAPTNATVPDVGMSVNAATERQTQP; from the exons ATGGACCATAGGGTACTAAGGCAAAAAAAGACCTTCAGAGTCACATGTGAAAAATGTGGAGAGTTCGGCCACAATGCTAAGACCTGCAAGGGAGCTCCTAAGGCTGAGACTAATCCTAAAGGAAAAATCAAgggaaaatccaagaaaaagtcATTTGCAACACAAGAAGAGGTTCAGGTTTCTCAATCAGCACCCGTAACTCAG TATGAGGCACCAACAAATGCTACTGTACCAGATGTTGGAATGAGTGTAAATGCTGCAACT GAAAGACAAACTCAGCCTTAG